In one window of Aceticella autotrophica DNA:
- a CDS encoding cyclodeaminase/cyclohydrolase family protein, with translation MSLAEKTCTGFVEVLASKAAVPGGGGAAALVGAIGTALGSMVCNLTIGKKKYAEYEPHVKDILKRAGVLEKELLKMIDDDAENFLPLSKAYGMSTATEEDKKIKEETLEKALKQACSVPVAIVKASYEAIKLHEDLVDKCSKLAISDVGVGVQCLRAAIIGAHLNVIININSIKDTAYIEKVKSEVEPLVENGTKIADEVYDKVVKILTK, from the coding sequence ATGTCGTTAGCAGAAAAAACATGCACAGGATTTGTTGAGGTATTGGCATCAAAGGCAGCGGTTCCCGGTGGAGGAGGAGCAGCGGCATTAGTAGGAGCAATTGGAACAGCACTTGGCAGTATGGTATGCAATCTTACGATAGGCAAAAAAAAATATGCTGAGTATGAACCTCACGTAAAAGATATACTTAAGAGAGCCGGGGTTCTTGAAAAAGAACTTCTAAAAATGATTGATGATGATGCAGAGAATTTCTTACCGCTTTCCAAGGCATATGGGATGAGTACAGCTACTGAGGAAGACAAAAAGATTAAGGAAGAAACCCTTGAAAAAGCTCTTAAACAAGCATGTTCGGTACCCGTTGCCATTGTAAAGGCATCTTATGAAGCGATTAAACTACATGAGGATTTGGTTGACAAATGTTCCAAACTTGCAATTAGTGATGTAGGTGTTGGCGTTCAGTGCCTTAGAGCTGCAATAATAGGGGCACATCTAAATGTTATTATCAATATTAATTCTATAAAAGATACAGCTTATATTGAAAAGGTTAAATCGGAAGTCGAACCTCTTGTGGAGAATGGAACAAAAA
- a CDS encoding formate--tetrahydrofolate ligase encodes MGFKSDIEIAQEAKVADIREIAQKIGLTEDEIELYGKYKAKVDYNLLRKSADKPNGKLILTTAITPTPAGEGKTTTTVGLGDALSKIGKKTMIALREPSLGPVFGVKGGAAGGGYAQVVPMEDINLHFTGDFHAIGAANNLLAAMLDNHIYQGNKLCIDPRRITWRRCVDMNDRQLRFIVDGLGGKANGTPREDGYDITVASEVMAAFCLANDLKDLKERLSRIIVGYTYDDKPVTAGDLNAQGAMTALLKDALKPNLVQTLEHTPAFIHGGPFANIAHGCNSILATKMALKLADYVVTEAGFGADLGAEKFIDIKCRMAGLKPDAVVIVATVRALKYHGGVPKDKTGEENLEALKKGLPNLLKHIENITKVFGIPAVVAINRFPLDTEAELKLVEDECKKLGANVALSEVWAKGGEGGIELAKEVLRLIDEGKNDFKFSYDVEMSIKDKINAIATKVYGADGVLYTAVADKQIKQLEDLGFGKLPICMAKTQYSLSDDPKLLGRPEGFKITIRNIKVSAGAGFLVALTGEIMTMPGLPKVPAAEKIDVDETGRISGLF; translated from the coding sequence ATGGGTTTCAAAAGTGACATTGAAATTGCTCAAGAAGCTAAAGTTGCAGACATAAGGGAGATTGCCCAAAAAATCGGTCTTACAGAGGATGAGATTGAATTATATGGTAAGTACAAAGCAAAGGTAGATTACAACCTGTTAAGGAAATCAGCAGACAAACCCAATGGCAAGCTCATACTTACCACAGCCATAACACCTACACCTGCCGGTGAAGGTAAAACAACAACGACTGTAGGACTGGGTGATGCACTATCAAAGATTGGCAAAAAAACAATGATAGCATTAAGAGAACCATCATTAGGACCTGTATTTGGAGTAAAAGGAGGTGCTGCGGGAGGCGGATATGCACAGGTAGTTCCCATGGAGGATATAAACCTGCATTTTACCGGAGATTTTCATGCAATTGGAGCAGCAAACAATCTTTTGGCAGCAATGCTTGACAACCATATATATCAGGGAAACAAACTGTGTATTGACCCAAGGAGAATAACATGGAGAAGATGCGTTGACATGAATGACAGACAGCTCAGGTTTATAGTAGACGGACTTGGAGGCAAAGCCAACGGCACACCAAGGGAAGACGGCTACGATATAACCGTTGCATCAGAAGTCATGGCTGCTTTCTGCCTTGCAAACGACCTAAAAGATTTAAAAGAAAGACTTTCCAGAATAATAGTAGGATATACCTATGACGATAAACCAGTAACAGCAGGAGATTTAAATGCACAAGGAGCCATGACAGCACTCTTGAAAGATGCATTAAAGCCGAATCTTGTACAGACACTTGAACATACACCGGCATTTATACATGGAGGACCATTTGCCAATATAGCTCATGGATGCAACAGCATACTTGCAACGAAGATGGCATTAAAACTTGCCGATTACGTAGTTACAGAGGCAGGATTTGGAGCAGACCTTGGAGCAGAAAAATTCATAGACATAAAGTGCAGGATGGCAGGATTGAAACCAGATGCAGTAGTCATAGTAGCAACCGTAAGAGCTCTCAAATATCATGGAGGAGTACCGAAAGACAAGACAGGAGAAGAGAATTTAGAAGCCCTGAAGAAAGGCTTGCCAAACCTGTTAAAACATATCGAAAACATAACAAAGGTATTTGGAATACCTGCGGTAGTAGCAATAAACAGATTCCCGCTGGATACAGAAGCAGAGCTTAAGCTTGTAGAAGATGAATGCAAGAAACTGGGAGCGAATGTAGCACTTTCAGAGGTTTGGGCAAAAGGAGGAGAAGGCGGTATAGAGCTGGCGAAAGAAGTATTGAGATTAATCGATGAAGGCAAAAATGATTTCAAATTCTCCTATGATGTTGAGATGTCTATAAAAGACAAGATAAATGCAATAGCAACAAAGGTATACGGAGCAGATGGAGTATTATACACAGCAGTAGCAGACAAACAGATAAAGCAGTTAGAAGACCTTGGATTTGGGAAATTACCTATATGCATGGCAAAGACACAGTATTCATTAAGTGATGATCCAAAGCTGTTAGGTCGTCCGGAAGGATTCAAGATTACAATAAGAAACATCAAGGTATCAGCAGGAGCAGGATTCCTGGTAGCATTGACAGGAGAAATAATGACAATGCCGGGCTTGCCGAAGGTACCTGCCGCTGAGAAGATAGATGTTGATGAAACAGGCAGAATCAGCGGGTTGTTCTAA